In one Desulfovermiculus halophilus DSM 18834 genomic region, the following are encoded:
- a CDS encoding nucleotidyltransferase domain-containing protein — MDYQVFSLSQAEKDSLVRDIGRVLQEYVEIMYAYVHGSFVHEPHFRDLDIGVWLYPELVPEKTFSYEDTVAQKIICKTGMIYPADVRILNQTSIPFQYKVFQGELVVDRDPETRCERIEYIVSRYLDMRPVLNHAIREVCSRES; from the coding sequence ATGGACTACCAGGTTTTTTCTTTGTCTCAAGCAGAAAAAGATTCCCTGGTCCGGGATATCGGTCGTGTCCTGCAGGAGTATGTGGAAATCATGTATGCCTATGTACATGGTTCTTTTGTTCATGAACCTCACTTTCGGGACCTGGACATTGGAGTCTGGTTGTATCCTGAGTTGGTACCTGAAAAAACATTTTCCTATGAAGATACTGTAGCCCAAAAAATTATATGCAAAACCGGAATGATATATCCCGCCGATGTTCGTATTTTAAATCAGACATCAATCCCTTTTCAGTACAAAGTTTTTCAAGGGGAACTTGTAGTAGACCGGGATCCAGAAACAAGATGTGAACGTATAGAATACATTGTGAGTCGCTATCTGGATATGCGCCCGGTTCTCAACCATGCCATTCGCGAGGTTTGCTCCCGTGAGTCTTGA
- the mgtE gene encoding magnesium transporter, protein MLTVELETIQELIAQGKAEELAAMQEQVDLHPADWADFLEQLPHEELARYIELVGPEMGLPIFEFVSFEAKKAVIEILPKDVLGRLITLMSPDDRADLVEEVDESMKERILSLLFQAERQNLLNLLSYPENSAGAYMTTEYALLRMDDTVQDGLDQIRLQAPRKENVYYIYVVDTSFHLVGFISLRRLIMARRGEYIRDIMDKRVISVQVDDDIEEVAEKMRHYDFLAMPVVDDQERLVGLITFDDIYDVIQEEATEDMYYLANLDTDESVQSPLYRSVKLRIPWLMFNLLTALLVATTVHQFSDTISQYVALAVMMPVVGLLGGNAGNQSLTVVVRALALGEIDLGQHWKVLLKELAVGLCNGLMVGLVIGSIAYFWYQNIWLAFILVIAMTANLLIAGLFGSMVPIILRKLNLDPALGSSIFVTTATDAGGFFIFLGLATLLLHHLLAG, encoded by the coding sequence GTGCTAACTGTGGAACTTGAGACCATCCAGGAGCTCATTGCCCAGGGCAAGGCGGAAGAACTGGCCGCCATGCAGGAACAAGTGGACCTGCACCCTGCGGACTGGGCCGATTTTCTGGAACAATTGCCCCATGAAGAACTGGCCAGGTATATTGAGCTCGTGGGCCCAGAGATGGGGCTGCCCATTTTTGAGTTTGTATCCTTTGAAGCCAAAAAAGCGGTCATCGAGATCCTGCCCAAGGATGTCCTCGGCCGGCTGATCACCTTGATGAGCCCGGACGACCGGGCCGATCTGGTGGAGGAAGTGGACGAGTCCATGAAGGAACGGATTCTATCCCTTCTCTTCCAGGCAGAACGCCAGAACCTGCTCAACCTTTTGAGCTATCCGGAAAACAGTGCCGGGGCGTATATGACCACGGAATACGCCCTGCTTCGGATGGACGATACTGTTCAGGACGGTCTGGATCAGATCCGTCTTCAGGCCCCGCGCAAAGAGAATGTGTATTATATCTATGTGGTGGACACCTCCTTCCACTTGGTGGGATTTATCTCCTTGCGCCGGCTGATAATGGCCAGACGCGGGGAATATATCCGGGACATTATGGATAAGCGGGTCATTTCCGTCCAGGTAGACGACGATATCGAGGAAGTGGCCGAAAAGATGCGGCATTACGACTTTCTGGCCATGCCGGTGGTTGATGATCAGGAGCGCCTGGTGGGGCTGATCACCTTTGACGATATCTACGACGTGATCCAGGAAGAGGCCACTGAAGACATGTACTATCTGGCCAACCTGGATACTGACGAGTCCGTCCAGTCCCCTTTGTATCGGTCGGTCAAGCTACGGATCCCCTGGCTGATGTTCAATTTGCTCACTGCACTGTTGGTGGCGACGACTGTGCATCAGTTTTCAGATACCATTTCGCAATACGTAGCCCTGGCGGTCATGATGCCGGTGGTCGGTCTGCTCGGAGGCAACGCCGGAAACCAGTCCCTGACCGTGGTGGTCCGGGCCCTTGCCCTGGGAGAGATCGATCTGGGACAGCACTGGAAGGTCCTGCTCAAGGAGCTGGCGGTCGGATTGTGCAACGGATTAATGGTCGGCCTAGTCATCGGAAGCATCGCCTATTTCTGGTACCAAAATATTTGGCTGGCCTTTATCCTGGTTATCGCCATGACCGCGAATCTGCTTATCGCAGGTTTGTTCGGGTCTATGGTCCCAATTATCCTCCGCAAGCTGAACCTGGATCCGGCTTTGGGCTCAAGCATTTTTGTGACCACTGCCACGGATGCCGGGGGGTTTTTCATTTTTCTGGGACTGGCCACATTGCTTCTGCACCACCTGCTGGCCGGCTAG
- a CDS encoding HEPN domain-containing protein, whose protein sequence is MKQITREWFQAAYDDILIIEEIIDKEYLSHIVAFHAQQAIEKSFKAVLEEYTDNVPKIHQLERLSSLVSSCLDIEFDEENDFFEELDKLYIDARYPGEFGLLPQGKPSLDDAKRFYDLAHGLYDFLQDRLL, encoded by the coding sequence ATGAAGCAGATAACTCGTGAGTGGTTTCAGGCTGCTTATGATGATATATTGATTATTGAAGAAATCATAGACAAAGAGTATTTGTCTCATATTGTAGCTTTTCATGCGCAACAAGCAATTGAGAAGTCTTTTAAGGCGGTTTTAGAAGAATATACAGACAATGTGCCTAAAATTCATCAGTTGGAAAGACTATCGAGCCTTGTAAGTTCTTGCCTAGACATTGAATTTGATGAAGAAAATGATTTTTTTGAGGAATTGGATAAGTTGTACATAGATGCCAGATATCCAGGAGAATTTGGACTCCTTCCACAAGGAAAGCCCTCCCTTGATGATGCAAAGAGGTTTTATGATCTAGCTCATGGATTGTATGATTTTTTGCAAGATCGTCTTTTGTAA
- a CDS encoding nucleotidyltransferase domain-containing protein, with protein MSTSGDNKIPEALAKEIMEQARKADVYKVILFGSHAYGNPQNDSDLDLYIISKKRYLPQSYQENMNHYRSISQYFRSLKKNYPVDLIIHTYPMHKKFLDLNSSFSRQIMNHGKVLYEADNS; from the coding sequence ATGTCTACAAGCGGTGATAATAAGATTCCTGAAGCATTGGCCAAGGAAATAATGGAACAGGCCCGAAAAGCGGATGTTTATAAAGTTATTCTGTTTGGTTCACATGCCTACGGGAATCCTCAAAATGATAGTGATCTTGATTTATATATAATCTCAAAGAAACGTTACCTCCCGCAGAGTTACCAGGAGAACATGAATCATTATCGTTCGATATCTCAGTATTTTAGATCATTGAAAAAAAATTATCCTGTTGATCTCATCATTCATACTTATCCTATGCATAAGAAGTTTCTTGATCTGAACAGTAGCTTTTCGCGCCAAATCATGAATCATGGAAAAGTCTTATATGAAGCAGATAACTCGTGA
- the mntA gene encoding type VII toxin-antitoxin system MntA family adenylyltransferase antitoxin: MVYINSEVKEIADCLEKDERISAAYALGSAVTGRLRGDSDLDIALLPTQGRSFSQMDLLHLSSQLRAYCSRTVDIGILSTHNLIYAKEALLQGECLFCKDQYFHDMFVATALGLYLELRTARREVEHAYTA; this comes from the coding sequence GTGGTTTATATCAACTCAGAAGTCAAAGAAATCGCTGATTGCCTGGAAAAAGACGAGAGGATATCTGCAGCCTACGCTTTGGGTTCAGCTGTCACGGGCCGGTTGCGTGGGGACAGTGACCTTGACATTGCTTTGCTTCCGACCCAGGGTCGCAGCTTCAGCCAGATGGACCTTCTGCACTTGAGCAGTCAACTCAGAGCGTATTGTTCCCGTACAGTGGACATTGGAATCTTGAGCACGCATAATCTTATTTACGCCAAGGAGGCGCTTTTACAAGGCGAATGCCTGTTTTGCAAGGACCAGTATTTTCACGATATGTTCGTGGCTACTGCCTTGGGCCTGTATCTTGAACTGCGAACTGCCAGGCGGGAAGTTGAACATGCCTATACAGCCTGA
- the hepT gene encoding type VII toxin-antitoxin system HepT family RNase toxin: protein MPIQPDDIVWNKAAIIERCIRRMHEEYRADPDLEDYTHVDALTLNIERACQAAIDLAMHVVAKQRLGVPQSSGDAFIFLEKAGMISTQLRQSLVAMTGFRNIAIHQYQQLDSSVLHYIVEKGYQDLIAFGSALGVQIEDSSS, encoded by the coding sequence ATGCCTATACAGCCTGATGACATTGTCTGGAACAAAGCTGCAATCATTGAGCGATGCATCCGACGTATGCATGAAGAGTACAGGGCAGATCCAGATCTGGAAGATTACACCCATGTTGATGCCTTGACCTTAAATATTGAACGAGCCTGTCAGGCGGCGATTGATTTGGCTATGCATGTGGTGGCCAAGCAGCGGCTGGGAGTACCCCAAAGCAGTGGAGACGCCTTTATCTTCTTGGAAAAGGCGGGAATGATCAGCACTCAGCTGCGCCAGTCCCTGGTGGCCATGACTGGGTTTCGAAATATAGCCATCCACCAATACCAACAATTAGACAGCAGTGTGCTCCATTATATTGTAGAAAAAGGCTATCAGGATTTGATTGCCTTTGGATCGGCTTTGGGCGTTCAGATTGAAGACAGCAGTTCGTGA
- the hldE gene encoding bifunctional D-glycero-beta-D-manno-heptose-7-phosphate kinase/D-glycero-beta-D-manno-heptose 1-phosphate adenylyltransferase HldE — MSVFSAWKHVHILVVGDVMLDRYVWGQVDRISPEAPVPVVLARDTTETLGGAGNVAANAAALGAQVTVFGVCGRDEAKGRVDQLLSERGIANSLISLQSMPTISKTRIMAGKQQCLRIDQEDTITLSSAQEAELVHRLGEAMRPQTVCIISDYGKGLVSSTLCRAIVDQARSASCPVLVDPKGRDWERYRGVDCITPNSLEFAQYADLGGADGSLLSRTGQDVCSRLGLSSLLITRGAQGMLLVGRDFDPVNIPTQAKEVFDVSGAGDTVIAALGLGLGAGMSWEQAARMANAAAGIVVGKVGTQPVWAHELERALTRQDYGTPKVVSTEKLAQEVQTWQHADQCVVFTNGCFDLLRHGHIRLLQQAASLGQRLVVGLNSDASVRRIKGPERPVLGQQDRATILAALECVDRVVIFAEDTPERLLREIQPDVLVKGGDYREDEVVGRDIVKGRGGRVEIIPIADQVSTSDLIRSILRQNGTACG, encoded by the coding sequence ATGTCTGTTTTCTCTGCCTGGAAGCACGTGCACATCCTGGTTGTCGGCGACGTCATGCTGGACAGATATGTCTGGGGACAGGTGGATCGCATCTCTCCGGAAGCACCGGTTCCTGTTGTCCTGGCCCGGGATACGACCGAGACCCTGGGCGGAGCAGGAAATGTGGCCGCAAATGCCGCCGCCCTTGGGGCCCAGGTGACAGTATTCGGGGTATGCGGCCGGGACGAGGCCAAGGGCAGGGTTGATCAGCTCTTGTCAGAGCGGGGTATTGCCAACAGCCTGATCAGCCTGCAGTCCATGCCCACGATCAGCAAGACCAGGATTATGGCCGGCAAACAGCAGTGCCTGCGCATCGACCAGGAAGACACAATCACCCTGAGTTCCGCCCAAGAGGCGGAGCTGGTACACAGGCTGGGTGAAGCCATGAGGCCACAGACGGTGTGCATCATCTCCGATTACGGGAAAGGGCTTGTGTCCTCAACTTTGTGCCGGGCCATTGTGGACCAGGCGCGCAGCGCATCCTGCCCTGTGCTTGTCGATCCCAAGGGAAGAGACTGGGAGCGGTATCGCGGCGTAGACTGCATCACTCCCAACAGCTTGGAGTTTGCCCAATATGCAGATCTAGGGGGAGCAGACGGGAGTCTCTTGAGCAGAACCGGGCAAGACGTGTGCAGCCGTCTAGGGCTTTCCAGCCTCCTGATTACGCGCGGGGCGCAGGGCATGCTTTTGGTGGGCCGGGATTTTGATCCAGTGAACATTCCCACCCAGGCCAAGGAGGTCTTTGATGTCTCCGGGGCCGGGGATACTGTGATCGCGGCCTTGGGCCTCGGCCTGGGGGCGGGCATGAGCTGGGAGCAGGCCGCCCGGATGGCCAATGCGGCGGCGGGTATAGTTGTCGGCAAGGTGGGCACCCAGCCGGTATGGGCTCATGAGCTGGAACGGGCCTTGACCCGGCAGGACTATGGCACCCCCAAGGTGGTGTCCACGGAAAAACTGGCCCAAGAGGTACAGACCTGGCAGCATGCCGATCAATGTGTGGTTTTTACCAATGGGTGTTTTGATCTTTTGCGTCACGGCCATATCAGGCTGTTGCAGCAGGCTGCTTCTCTTGGGCAGCGCCTGGTGGTAGGGCTGAACTCAGACGCCTCGGTGCGCAGGATCAAGGGCCCTGAACGCCCGGTCTTGGGCCAGCAGGACCGGGCCACCATCCTGGCCGCTCTGGAATGCGTGGACCGGGTTGTGATCTTTGCTGAGGACACGCCGGAACGGTTGTTGAGGGAGATACAGCCTGACGTCCTGGTCAAAGGAGGAGATTATCGGGAAGATGAGGTGGTTGGCCGGGATATTGTCAAGGGCAGAGGGGGCAGAGTGGAGATCATACCCATAGCCGACCAGGTAAGTACCAGCGATTTGATCCGGTCTATTTTACGTCAGAATGGCACAGCATGCGGTTGA
- the waaF gene encoding lipopolysaccharide heptosyltransferase II, which translates to MSTPGRKILIVGPAWVGDMVMAQSLFAALQEADPSTRIDVLAPQWSLPLLWRMPEVNKCIAVPIEHGRLAVATRLGLGKRLRSEHYSQAIVIPRSWKSALVPLGAKIPVRTGFLGEFRHLLLNDIRKLDRSVLHTTVERFTALGLPVQASMPPKIKQPRLRVDADNAQTLIRKFGLDRERRIAGFMPGAEYGPAKQWPISHFADLARLLTDEGWQVCLFGSPKDHAVAEEIIHLCPRPIVNLCGRTSLEDVVDMIAQTDVAVSNDSGLMHVAAAVGTRVAAIFGSSSPEYTPPLSAKAQVLTAEIECRPCFQRRCRFGHYRCLTEIDPQAVFSRIC; encoded by the coding sequence ATGTCCACGCCTGGAAGAAAAATACTGATCGTCGGCCCGGCCTGGGTCGGAGATATGGTCATGGCCCAGAGCCTGTTTGCAGCCTTGCAGGAAGCAGATCCAAGCACCCGGATCGATGTTCTGGCTCCTCAATGGAGCCTGCCCCTCCTGTGGCGCATGCCCGAAGTGAACAAGTGTATAGCGGTTCCGATCGAACATGGCCGGCTGGCCGTGGCCACCAGGCTGGGCTTGGGAAAAAGACTGCGCTCTGAACACTATTCCCAGGCCATAGTCATCCCCCGTTCCTGGAAGTCGGCCCTTGTTCCCTTGGGGGCCAAAATACCGGTCCGAACCGGTTTTCTGGGTGAGTTTCGACATCTTCTGCTCAATGATATCCGCAAGCTGGACCGTTCGGTCTTACATACGACCGTTGAGCGGTTTACAGCCCTGGGGCTTCCGGTCCAGGCCTCGATGCCACCGAAGATCAAGCAGCCCCGGCTGCGGGTTGATGCGGACAACGCACAGACCTTGATCAGGAAATTCGGGCTGGATCGCGAGCGGCGAATCGCCGGGTTTATGCCCGGGGCGGAATATGGGCCGGCAAAGCAGTGGCCCATTTCTCATTTCGCAGATTTGGCCCGTTTGCTCACAGATGAAGGGTGGCAGGTCTGTCTTTTCGGTTCACCAAAAGACCATGCCGTGGCCGAGGAAATCATACACCTGTGCCCTCGGCCCATTGTGAACTTATGCGGCAGGACGTCCCTTGAAGACGTCGTTGATATGATTGCCCAAACCGATGTGGCTGTGAGCAATGACTCGGGCTTGATGCATGTTGCAGCCGCGGTCGGGACCAGGGTGGCGGCGATCTTTGGTTCCTCCAGCCCGGAGTATACCCCTCCGTTAAGCGCAAAGGCTCAGGTCTTGACCGCAGAGATAGAGTGCCGGCCGTGCTTTCAGCGCCGGTGCCGATTCGGGCATTACCGCTGTTTGACTGAGATAGATCCCCAAGCGGTGTTCTCCAGGATTTGTTGA
- a CDS encoding glycosyltransferase family 2 protein, whose protein sequence is MTPHPLPLSLAVIVLNEEQNLQRCLQSVSGLVSEIIVVDSGSTDRTVAIAEEFGARVFYNSWPGHVAQKNYALSLCSQPWVLSLDADEALSDQLFASIQSLFAHKEQACAGYWLNRKTFYLGAWIEHAWYPEWRLRLAKRDTAAWQGTNPHDKLVVHGSTSSLSGDILHYSYTDLNDHLKRTIDYGRIGAEAALDQGKRFHCSQLLFSPFGRLVKSLLFKQAWRDGWRGWIIAVSSFLTCFAKYAFMFEHWATREKEASCPRLEEKY, encoded by the coding sequence ATGACCCCTCATCCTCTGCCTCTTTCCCTGGCAGTTATTGTCCTAAATGAAGAACAAAATCTCCAGCGCTGTCTGCAAAGCGTTTCCGGGCTGGTTTCCGAGATAATCGTGGTTGATTCCGGGTCCACGGACAGAACGGTTGCCATTGCCGAGGAATTCGGGGCGAGGGTTTTTTATAATTCGTGGCCTGGACATGTGGCTCAGAAAAACTATGCCCTCTCCCTGTGCTCGCAGCCCTGGGTGCTGTCCCTGGATGCCGATGAAGCCCTGTCCGATCAGCTTTTTGCTTCCATTCAGAGCCTTTTTGCCCACAAGGAACAAGCCTGCGCCGGCTATTGGCTGAATCGGAAAACGTTCTATCTGGGAGCCTGGATAGAGCATGCCTGGTATCCGGAATGGCGGCTCAGGCTGGCCAAGCGGGACACGGCAGCTTGGCAGGGAACCAATCCCCACGATAAGCTCGTGGTCCATGGTTCCACCTCCAGCCTTTCCGGAGATATCCTGCACTACTCCTATACTGACTTGAACGATCACCTGAAGCGGACCATAGACTACGGCCGGATCGGGGCTGAAGCCGCTTTGGACCAAGGCAAGCGTTTTCATTGCAGCCAGCTTCTCTTTTCTCCATTCGGCCGCCTGGTGAAGAGCCTTCTTTTTAAGCAGGCCTGGAGAGACGGCTGGCGGGGTTGGATCATTGCCGTGTCCTCTTTTTTGACCTGTTTTGCCAAGTACGCCTTTATGTTTGAGCATTGGGCGACACGCGAAAAAGAAGCCTCATGTCCACGCCTGGAAGAAAAATACTGA
- a CDS encoding O-antigen ligase family protein — protein sequence MPNRSYHTAVNVLVFLLPVTAVWIRHAASATLILLALLGVHAWYAREQKLTFSWPEKAVMISFAAILGMGLLSVPLHWISPDNFQSDFQYGHEIKLLLFIPIYYLFVHTKLKAETFWYSLCAGAIFAGVWSLISYYMLGVERIEGAYHHIVFGDACMAMGFLSLAGIQFFERKHKLLVLIPIAAVLMGLTATLLAGVRGALIAGPLLLLVFLFQLGTHPRAWLLRTIIITVLLIGGGTAYTLTGSSLTERMQAAYQTVNNALSGQKISIMDSADPSTAARLRMWTEAVDIIREHPWIGVGDDGFEDIIDQKAQTDPTLRPITRYGTPHNMYLELMTIHGIPGLPVMLALFLAPLTAFLLWLRRDKSVRDYAYAGIMLVLAFMQFALTEALMEKSIPIAIYGVYTAAAMALCRNTARSPASAGEGKMNT from the coding sequence ATGCCGAACAGATCATACCATACAGCCGTCAATGTCCTTGTTTTTCTCCTTCCGGTGACCGCAGTGTGGATCCGGCACGCTGCGAGCGCAACCTTGATACTCCTTGCCCTTCTGGGCGTTCACGCCTGGTATGCTCGAGAGCAAAAACTCACTTTCTCCTGGCCGGAAAAAGCGGTCATGATCTCTTTTGCCGCAATCCTGGGCATGGGACTTCTTTCCGTGCCCCTGCACTGGATCTCACCAGACAACTTTCAATCCGATTTTCAATACGGGCACGAGATTAAACTGCTCTTGTTCATCCCTATTTATTATTTGTTTGTACACACAAAGCTCAAAGCGGAAACCTTCTGGTACAGTCTCTGTGCAGGAGCTATATTCGCGGGTGTCTGGTCCCTCATTTCCTATTATATGCTGGGGGTTGAACGGATTGAAGGCGCATACCACCATATTGTGTTTGGAGATGCGTGCATGGCCATGGGATTTCTCAGCCTGGCAGGAATACAGTTCTTTGAAAGGAAACACAAGCTTCTGGTCCTCATCCCCATTGCAGCTGTACTCATGGGCTTGACTGCAACCCTTCTGGCCGGGGTTCGGGGCGCCTTGATTGCGGGCCCTTTACTGCTGCTCGTCTTCCTCTTCCAGCTGGGCACTCATCCCAGGGCCTGGCTTCTGCGTACCATAATCATAACTGTGCTCCTGATCGGGGGCGGAACCGCGTATACCCTGACCGGTTCTTCCCTCACCGAACGAATGCAGGCGGCGTACCAGACAGTGAACAATGCCCTGTCCGGCCAGAAAATCAGCATCATGGATTCGGCGGACCCTTCTACAGCAGCGCGGTTACGGATGTGGACAGAAGCAGTGGACATTATTAGAGAACATCCCTGGATCGGGGTCGGTGACGACGGATTTGAAGACATTATTGACCAAAAAGCCCAAACCGATCCGACCCTGAGGCCGATCACCAGATACGGCACGCCTCACAACATGTACCTGGAACTGATGACCATCCACGGCATCCCCGGCCTTCCGGTAATGCTGGCCCTTTTCCTGGCCCCGCTGACGGCATTTCTGCTCTGGCTGCGGCGGGACAAGTCGGTCAGAGACTATGCCTATGCCGGGATCATGCTGGTTCTCGCATTCATGCAGTTTGCACTGACCGAAGCACTTATGGAGAAATCGATCCCGATTGCCATATATGGGGTCTACACTGCCGCAGCCATGGCCCTGTGCAGGAATACGGCACGCTCTCCGGCATCTGCCGGTGAAGGGAAGATGAATACCTGA
- a CDS encoding lipopolysaccharide kinase InaA family protein produces MNSADTVAMKDDAAAKVVAVPFKTSRLVIKQYNPKSWQKAISRSVRKSKAKKSWDNAHYLSLVGCKTVNPVALIQDRIGFFVVRSFFVCEYIPGLEADKYFNAPDKKADELYATAKKVVESLLAFHLCGISIRDTRDTNFLITSQNVYWVDLDAVQVPKLQIIAKRQRIKDWQIFFYSWRHNERVLRIFWDLVHRRLGDQFCHKLRRAVATYYGKKFSLSSCSGNPDKGFPYAQEIVKEVEAIVNSGMLPPGWKKVQSARTAVVARRQTPEGGVYCKVFLPRDRREGLKRLVRLGRGARAVKNEKMLYGAGFRVQEHLFWGRQGSRDYIVSREIKGVKMVSWLEGKGGAPKRRREILKHLGEEVGKLHRTGFVHGDLRLSNILIREDAEKPVFYFLDNERTHLHRRRIPRREIVKNLRQINTDAVSRLSRTDRLRIFQAYHAACGTRYTNTQIRRLLAEVEKRTAQRLAAD; encoded by the coding sequence GTGAACAGCGCCGATACTGTGGCAATGAAGGATGATGCAGCGGCCAAGGTGGTCGCGGTTCCATTTAAGACATCCCGCCTGGTGATTAAGCAATATAATCCCAAAAGCTGGCAGAAAGCGATAAGCCGTTCAGTTCGCAAATCAAAGGCAAAAAAGAGTTGGGATAACGCCCATTATCTGAGTTTAGTCGGTTGCAAGACGGTAAATCCGGTTGCCCTGATTCAAGACCGCATCGGATTTTTCGTTGTTCGGTCTTTTTTTGTGTGTGAGTATATTCCAGGCCTGGAAGCAGATAAGTACTTCAATGCTCCGGACAAGAAGGCGGATGAGCTTTATGCGACAGCGAAAAAAGTCGTTGAATCTTTGTTGGCCTTTCATCTGTGCGGCATTTCAATTAGAGACACAAGAGATACAAATTTTCTTATAACATCTCAGAATGTCTACTGGGTGGATCTTGATGCTGTGCAGGTGCCGAAACTGCAGATAATTGCCAAGAGACAAAGAATAAAAGACTGGCAGATTTTCTTTTACAGTTGGCGGCATAATGAACGGGTGCTGAGAATCTTTTGGGACCTTGTACACCGGAGACTCGGAGATCAGTTTTGTCATAAACTCAGAAGAGCAGTGGCGACATATTACGGCAAGAAATTTTCTTTATCCTCTTGCTCTGGTAATCCTGATAAAGGCTTTCCATATGCACAGGAAATAGTCAAAGAAGTAGAAGCAATAGTGAATAGCGGCATGTTGCCTCCGGGATGGAAAAAGGTGCAGAGCGCGCGGACCGCTGTTGTGGCCCGCAGACAAACCCCGGAAGGCGGTGTGTATTGCAAGGTGTTTCTGCCTCGAGACAGGCGGGAAGGTTTGAAGAGGCTGGTCAGGCTTGGCCGGGGGGCCAGGGCGGTCAAAAATGAAAAGATGCTGTATGGAGCCGGATTCCGGGTTCAGGAGCATCTGTTCTGGGGGCGCCAGGGTAGTCGGGACTACATTGTCTCCAGGGAGATCAAAGGGGTAAAAATGGTCTCCTGGCTGGAAGGCAAGGGTGGAGCCCCGAAGCGGCGGCGGGAGATCCTCAAGCACCTGGGAGAAGAAGTAGGGAAGCTGCACAGAACCGGATTTGTGCACGGGGATTTGCGGCTGAGCAATATCCTGATTCGAGAGGACGCGGAAAAACCGGTGTTTTATTTTTTGGACAATGAAAGAACCCATCTGCACCGAAGAAGAATCCCCCGCAGGGAGATTGTGAAGAATCTGCGGCAGATAAATACTGATGCAGTCTCCAGGTTGAGCCGGACGGACCGCCTGCGGATTTTTCAAGCCTATCATGCGGCTTGCGGAACCAGGTATACGAACACGCAAATAAGGCGGCTTTTGGCGGAAGTGGAGAAAAGGACTGCCCAGCGATTGGCCGCGGATTGA